The proteins below come from a single Bacteroidales bacterium WCE2004 genomic window:
- a CDS encoding Peptidase S46: MKKNLILAALLLVAALPLRADEGMWLPVLISQRIDDMQAHGFRLTAEDVYSINQASLKDAVVLFGSGCTGELVSRDGLLFTNHHCGFSQIQRHSSVEHDYLKDGFWAMSRSEELPNPGLTVSFLERMDDVTAAVLRGYEPMMTEAQRDSLVKANGDAIVKQVADPDKGIQARVEALYYANQYFLFVYKVYRDVRLVGAPPSSIGKFGGDTDNWMWPRHTGDFSIFRVYAGRDNEPADYSPDNVPFTPKRFFSISRAGVKEGDFTFVYGCPGSTQEYVTSDAVRYVGEVSDPEKIALRTLRLDIQKKYMAQDPAVRIQYASKNAGVANAWKKWQGEAKGIARLGTVAAKQAYERRFAAWAKGTHYEGLLDRIAGIYAQRLPSYRAYEYFRETVYTVELLSFATDVANALRVSHPVGEMVEEFYKDYYQPIDEEIFVAMVEALDRNLSAEFKPAWFCEQLAAYGSAAAWRDALYAQSLFVDRDRVAALTPDDLEQVQADPAVQLGLAFVQFYQSELRPVITETSSALNLAYREYMQAQMEFEPDKAFYPDANLTLRVAYGHVAGYSPADAVYYSPVSTLKGIIEKDNPDIYDYNIPQVLRDIYAAGGHDDQPVCFLATNHTSGGNSGSPVINADGNLVGINFDRVWEGTMSDIVFDPEYCRNISLDIRYLLFVIREVGHADWLFDEMVFTD; encoded by the coding sequence ATGAAGAAAAACTTGATCCTGGCCGCACTCCTGCTGGTTGCGGCCCTGCCGCTGCGTGCCGACGAGGGCATGTGGCTCCCGGTGCTGATCTCGCAGCGCATCGACGACATGCAGGCGCACGGGTTCCGGCTCACGGCCGAAGATGTCTACAGCATCAACCAGGCGTCGCTCAAGGACGCCGTCGTGCTGTTCGGCTCCGGCTGCACGGGCGAGCTCGTCTCGCGCGACGGCCTGCTCTTTACCAACCACCATTGCGGCTTCAGCCAGATCCAGCGCCACAGCAGTGTGGAGCACGACTATCTCAAGGATGGCTTCTGGGCGATGTCCCGCAGCGAGGAGCTGCCCAATCCGGGGCTGACCGTCAGCTTCCTGGAGCGGATGGACGACGTCACGGCCGCAGTCCTGCGCGGCTATGAACCGATGATGACCGAGGCACAGCGCGACTCGCTGGTCAAGGCCAACGGCGACGCCATCGTGAAGCAGGTGGCCGATCCCGACAAGGGCATCCAGGCCCGCGTGGAGGCGCTTTACTACGCCAACCAGTATTTCCTTTTCGTCTATAAGGTCTACCGCGACGTCCGTCTGGTGGGCGCCCCGCCTTCGTCGATCGGCAAGTTCGGCGGCGACACCGACAACTGGATGTGGCCCCGCCACACGGGGGACTTCTCCATTTTCCGCGTCTACGCGGGCCGCGACAACGAGCCGGCGGACTATTCGCCCGACAACGTCCCCTTCACGCCGAAGCGCTTCTTCAGCATTTCGCGTGCGGGTGTGAAGGAGGGGGATTTCACCTTCGTCTACGGCTGCCCGGGCAGCACGCAGGAGTATGTGACTTCGGACGCCGTCCGCTATGTGGGCGAGGTCTCCGATCCGGAGAAGATCGCCCTGCGCACGCTCCGGCTGGACATCCAGAAGAAATACATGGCGCAGGATCCGGCGGTCCGCATCCAGTATGCGTCCAAGAACGCCGGCGTGGCCAATGCCTGGAAGAAATGGCAGGGCGAGGCGAAGGGCATCGCGCGCCTGGGGACGGTGGCCGCCAAGCAGGCCTACGAGCGCCGCTTCGCCGCATGGGCGAAGGGCACGCACTACGAGGGCCTGCTGGACCGGATCGCTGGCATCTACGCGCAGCGCCTGCCGTCCTACCGCGCCTATGAGTATTTCCGCGAGACGGTCTATACCGTCGAACTGCTTTCGTTCGCCACCGATGTGGCGAATGCCCTGCGCGTCTCCCATCCGGTAGGGGAGATGGTAGAGGAGTTCTATAAGGACTATTATCAGCCCATCGACGAGGAGATTTTCGTGGCGATGGTCGAGGCCCTGGACCGCAACCTGTCGGCGGAGTTCAAGCCGGCGTGGTTCTGCGAGCAGCTGGCGGCCTACGGCAGCGCCGCGGCCTGGCGGGACGCGCTGTACGCGCAGTCGCTGTTTGTCGACCGCGACCGCGTGGCCGCGCTGACGCCGGACGACCTGGAGCAGGTCCAGGCGGACCCGGCCGTGCAGCTGGGGCTCGCCTTCGTCCAGTTCTACCAGAGCGAACTGCGCCCCGTGATCACGGAGACTTCGTCTGCGCTCAACCTCGCGTACCGCGAGTATATGCAGGCGCAGATGGAGTTCGAGCCGGACAAGGCGTTTTATCCCGACGCCAACCTGACGCTGCGCGTGGCGTATGGCCACGTGGCGGGCTACAGCCCCGCTGACGCGGTCTACTACAGCCCCGTCTCCACGCTCAAGGGCATCATCGAGAAGGACAATCCCGACATCTACGACTACAACATCCCGCAGGTGCTGCGCGACATCTACGCCGCGGGCGGCCACGACGACCAGCCGGTCTGTTTCCTGGCCACCAACCACACCTCCGGCGGCAATTCCGGCAGCCCGGTGATCAATGCCGACGGCAATCTGGTGGGCATCAATTTCGACCGTGTGTGGGAAGGGACGATGAGCGACATCGTCTTCGACCCGGAGTATTGCCGCAACATTTCCCTGGACATCCGTTATCTGCTTTTCGTCATCCGCGAGGTCGGCCATGCCGACTGGCTCTTCGACGAGATGGTTTTTACTGACTGA
- a CDS encoding NAD(P)-dependent dehydrogenase, short-chain alcohol dehydrogenase family produces MDIQEYKGALAGKVALITGAGGGIGLETARCFVTMGAKVIVLDNDREKGERAEAALRAIPGAVADYYYIDLADEGSFAAMKAFVLGKYGCPDIVFNNAAVLHLGAVGAICSQDWDHGYRVNFKAPVLLVNCFLEEMKRRDSGTFVFVSSSGAAAYMGAYEIFKTAQGELAGTLAQELEGTGIRSYTIGPGLVKTETARKSIAVVAAKMNLSEEAFYEMNKDHIISVEDAALGFALSVLHADEYNGQEIGSLQVLGGLAPKEGAAERVDAEVLGRVARTFSEQYQGWKERNVFERQWVLRDFRKCVGRPADEVQARMQELAQSGGLLAADDRPLLEALVRYWQRQDQLLQSFEKDPQKRQEHSRTIHGWIADLQSLLG; encoded by the coding sequence ATGGATATTCAAGAATACAAAGGCGCGCTGGCCGGCAAGGTGGCGCTGATTACCGGGGCGGGGGGAGGCATCGGCCTCGAGACCGCCCGCTGCTTCGTCACGATGGGCGCCAAGGTCATCGTCCTGGACAACGACCGGGAGAAGGGCGAGCGCGCGGAAGCGGCCCTGCGGGCCATTCCGGGCGCGGTGGCCGACTACTACTACATCGACCTGGCCGACGAAGGCAGCTTCGCCGCGATGAAGGCCTTCGTACTCGGGAAATACGGCTGTCCGGACATCGTCTTCAACAACGCCGCGGTCCTGCATCTGGGTGCTGTCGGCGCGATCTGCAGCCAGGACTGGGACCACGGCTACCGCGTCAATTTCAAGGCGCCCGTCCTGCTGGTCAATTGTTTCCTCGAGGAGATGAAACGGCGCGATTCGGGCACGTTCGTGTTCGTGTCGAGCTCCGGCGCAGCCGCCTATATGGGCGCGTACGAGATCTTCAAGACGGCCCAGGGCGAGCTGGCCGGCACGCTGGCGCAGGAGCTGGAGGGCACGGGGATCCGTTCCTACACGATCGGCCCCGGCCTGGTCAAGACCGAGACGGCGCGCAAATCGATCGCGGTCGTGGCCGCGAAGATGAACCTCTCCGAGGAGGCCTTCTATGAGATGAACAAGGACCACATCATCAGCGTGGAGGACGCCGCGCTGGGGTTCGCCCTGTCCGTCCTGCACGCGGACGAATACAACGGCCAGGAGATCGGCTCCCTGCAGGTGCTCGGCGGCCTGGCGCCGAAGGAGGGCGCCGCCGAGCGCGTGGACGCCGAGGTTCTCGGCCGCGTCGCGCGGACCTTCAGCGAGCAGTACCAAGGCTGGAAGGAGCGCAACGTCTTCGAGCGGCAGTGGGTCCTGCGGGACTTCCGCAAATGCGTCGGGCGCCCGGCGGACGAAGTCCAGGCGCGGATGCAGGAGCTGGCGCAGTCCGGCGGCCTGCTGGCCGCCGACGACCGCCCGCTCCTGGAGGCGCTGGTCCGCTACTGGCAGCGCCAGGACCAGCTGCTCCAATCGTTCGAAAAGGACCCGCAGAAGCGGCAGGAGCACAGCCGCACCATCCACGGCTGGATCGCCGACCTGCAATCCCTGTTGGGATAA
- a CDS encoding FMN-dependent NADH-azoreductase, giving the protein MKLVVINACVRQGDSRTLKIAEPVIQALAELYETVRYDLPEMEGIVPLTPALFAARGAGDVPAWAASAAREIAAADRILIAAPFWDMGIPAVLKAFFEQTSLFDVTFTDNGTTCVGLCKAPKVLFITTRGMDIPTGDPREQATPYLRALGLLWNLGELTTVAAWNMDYISPAEVQAQIDACVEEALALVRAW; this is encoded by the coding sequence ATGAAGCTCGTGGTCATCAACGCCTGCGTCCGGCAGGGAGATTCCCGGACCCTGAAAATCGCGGAACCTGTCATCCAGGCGCTTGCCGAGCTCTATGAGACGGTCCGTTATGACCTTCCGGAGATGGAAGGCATCGTCCCGCTGACGCCGGCGCTGTTCGCGGCGCGCGGGGCGGGGGACGTTCCCGCCTGGGCCGCGTCTGCCGCGCGCGAGATAGCGGCCGCCGACCGCATCCTCATCGCGGCCCCGTTCTGGGACATGGGCATCCCGGCCGTGCTGAAGGCCTTCTTCGAGCAGACCTCGCTTTTCGACGTGACCTTCACCGACAACGGCACGACCTGCGTCGGCCTCTGCAAGGCCCCGAAGGTCCTTTTCATCACCACGCGCGGGATGGACATCCCCACGGGCGACCCGCGCGAGCAGGCCACGCCCTACCTGCGCGCCCTCGGCCTGCTCTGGAATCTCGGCGAGCTGACGACGGTCGCCGCATGGAACATGGACTACATTTCGCCCGCGGAGGTGCAGGCGCAGATCGACGCCTGTGTGGAGGAGGCGCTCGCGCTCGTCAGGGCGTGGTAG
- a CDS encoding hypothetical protein (partial gene), with protein sequence WEKMKTEKFYITFSHDDWFQVRIVTGWWNCQWPEGKEKDITPSYLTDMLIDNGDGTYSVEINLKDTELAASMDVEHLLFTGSGYTPLRLYFVE encoded by the coding sequence TGGGAGAAGATGAAGACTGAGAAGTTCTACATCACCTTCTCGCACGACGACTGGTTCCAGGTGCGCATCGTCACCGGCTGGTGGAATTGCCAGTGGCCTGAGGGCAAGGAGAAGGACATCACGCCTTCCTACCTGACCGATATGCTCATCGACAACGGCGATGGTACTTACTCGGTCGAGATCAACCTCAAGGACACCGAACTGGCTGCGAGCATGGACGTCGAGCACTTGCTCTTCACCGGCTCCGGTTACACTCCGCTGAGACTCTATTTCGTCGAGTAA
- a CDS encoding Starch-binding associating with outer membrane translates to MKLDRIISFLFAGIVLASCADLNYTEENTRDEEWTYEYFANGIKNMVFDVYAQLYNGEFDPNSAYFLAGATDEAQYALETGAVNNYTNGGWSAANPYSNIWTKSYTALADIHMYLEKIDQADISEWQYNPDYAKWAQQLEIFPYELRFLRAYFYFELFRAYGDVPLVTTTLTNMQANSVERTPADQIVKFIVDELDAVAPYLPVSYVNEAEAEIGRATRVAAFALKARTLLYAASPLFNPSNDASKWAKAAEACKFFLDNAETWGLKLSAYGSLWGHDAFFNPELIFGLGRGESNDFEKANFPIGVENASSGNCPTQSFIDQYEYADNGETFGHRYPGEIDLNTVDPYEGLDPRFALTVVKNGDEWPTNGAQKKVIETFVGGFNAAPKYGATPTGYYLKKYVDGSSVTTANNQVTRRHTWILFRLAEMYLDFAEAAFHATGSANDATYGMSANQAINILRNRSDIQMPAFAEDGDAWVARYERERLVELAFENHRFWDVRRWKKGPQYFRTIQVATIGSDLTLTRSTVTRQWDDKYYFYPIPQTELKKNPNLTQNQGW, encoded by the coding sequence ATGAAACTCGATAGAATCATTTCATTCCTTTTCGCCGGTATCGTCCTGGCCTCGTGCGCTGACCTCAACTATACGGAGGAAAACACGCGTGACGAGGAATGGACCTACGAATACTTCGCGAACGGTATCAAGAATATGGTGTTCGACGTTTACGCCCAGCTCTACAACGGCGAGTTCGACCCCAACAGCGCCTACTTCCTGGCCGGCGCCACGGACGAAGCCCAGTATGCCCTGGAGACCGGAGCGGTCAACAACTACACCAACGGTGGCTGGAGTGCAGCCAACCCTTATTCCAACATCTGGACGAAGTCCTATACGGCCCTTGCCGACATCCATATGTACCTGGAGAAGATCGACCAGGCGGACATTTCGGAGTGGCAGTACAATCCGGATTATGCCAAGTGGGCCCAGCAGCTGGAGATCTTCCCGTATGAGCTCCGCTTCCTTCGCGCCTACTTCTACTTCGAGCTGTTCCGCGCCTATGGCGACGTCCCGCTCGTGACCACCACGCTCACCAACATGCAGGCCAACTCCGTCGAGCGTACCCCTGCAGACCAGATCGTGAAGTTCATCGTGGACGAACTCGACGCCGTGGCCCCTTATCTGCCTGTTTCCTATGTGAATGAGGCGGAAGCCGAGATCGGCCGCGCCACCCGCGTGGCGGCCTTCGCCCTGAAGGCCCGCACGCTGCTCTACGCGGCATCTCCGCTCTTCAATCCGTCCAACGACGCATCGAAGTGGGCGAAGGCTGCCGAGGCCTGCAAGTTCTTCCTGGACAATGCCGAGACCTGGGGCCTGAAGCTCAGCGCCTATGGTTCCCTGTGGGGCCACGACGCTTTCTTCAACCCTGAGCTGATCTTCGGCCTTGGCCGCGGCGAGAGCAATGACTTCGAGAAGGCCAACTTCCCGATCGGCGTCGAGAACGCCTCCTCCGGCAACTGCCCGACCCAGAGCTTCATCGACCAGTATGAGTATGCTGACAACGGCGAGACCTTCGGTCACCGCTATCCCGGCGAGATCGACCTCAACACCGTCGACCCGTATGAGGGCCTCGACCCGCGTTTCGCCCTGACCGTCGTGAAGAACGGTGACGAATGGCCGACCAATGGTGCCCAGAAGAAGGTGATCGAGACCTTCGTCGGCGGCTTCAACGCCGCTCCGAAGTACGGTGCCACCCCGACGGGCTACTACCTGAAGAAGTATGTCGACGGCTCCAGCGTGACGACCGCCAACAACCAGGTCACGCGCCGCCATACCTGGATCCTGTTCCGCCTGGCCGAGATGTATCTCGACTTCGCCGAAGCTGCGTTCCACGCTACCGGCAGTGCCAACGACGCTACTTATGGCATGTCTGCGAACCAGGCCATCAACATCCTGCGCAACCGCTCCGACATCCAGATGCCGGCCTTCGCCGAGGACGGCGACGCCTGGGTCGCCCGCTATGAGCGTGAGCGTCTCGTGGAGCTCGCTTTCGAGAACCACCGCTTCTGGGATGTTCGCCGCTGGAAGAAGGGCCCGCAGTATTTCCGGACCATCCAGGTGGCGACGATCGGCAGCGACCTGACGCTCACCCGGTCTACCGTCACGCGCCAGTGGGATGACAAGTACTACTTCTATCCCATCCCGCAGACAGAATTGAAGAAGAACCCCAACCTCACGCAAAACCAGGGCTGGTAG
- a CDS encoding hypothetical protein (partial gene) — MKKIFKYLSILLTVALLGSFTACNLLQEPLEESAEVGLGIKVFFPTKVVAGQPMTINGSGFAGVKEIVFPGDVVVTDFELVSGEMIRVNAPAGIAADGGMIKVVAEDGEAVSRVPLTLGSTSVSGFSRPEGSTFTGGENLEIYGSDLQFICEVEVPDPDGNPMILGDECFYRKGENKVVITLPKKVFKGSYVGKVRTFDGKEFLLPEYVYEPGAEGGHWEKKKVFIWQNPDPAGLGNANWNGLYRFCLEGKDTNPAGKECI, encoded by the coding sequence ATGAAAAAGATATTCAAGTATTTAAGCATACTCCTGACTGTTGCCCTGCTGGGCAGCTTCACGGCCTGCAACCTTCTGCAGGAACCTCTTGAGGAGTCGGCGGAAGTCGGGCTGGGCATCAAGGTGTTCTTCCCGACCAAGGTGGTCGCCGGCCAGCCGATGACCATTAACGGTTCCGGCTTTGCCGGTGTCAAGGAGATCGTTTTCCCTGGCGATGTCGTCGTCACCGACTTCGAACTTGTCAGCGGCGAAATGATCCGCGTCAACGCTCCGGCCGGCATTGCCGCCGACGGTGGCATGATCAAGGTTGTCGCCGAGGACGGCGAGGCCGTTTCCCGCGTGCCGCTGACCCTCGGTTCCACCAGCGTCTCCGGCTTCTCGCGTCCGGAAGGCTCGACTTTCACGGGCGGCGAGAACCTTGAGATCTACGGTTCGGACCTGCAGTTCATCTGCGAGGTCGAAGTGCCCGATCCGGACGGCAACCCGATGATCCTCGGGGACGAGTGCTTCTACCGCAAGGGCGAGAACAAAGTCGTGATCACCCTGCCGAAGAAAGTTTTCAAAGGCAGCTATGTGGGTAAGGTCCGCACCTTCGACGGCAAGGAGTTCCTGCTGCCGGAGTACGTGTACGAGCCGGGCGCCGAAGGCGGACACTGGGAGAAGAAGAAGGTCTTCATCTGGCAGAATCCTGATCCTGCCGGTCTGGGTAATGCCAACTGGAACGGCCTGTACCGCTTCTGCCTCGAGGGCAAGGATACCAACCCTGCCGGCAAGGAATGCATC
- a CDS encoding Multimeric flavodoxin WrbA: MVRRTFLKKVLLINGSPRPDGNTFCALQEIATQLEKHGIEAEIFQIGNKPVRMCISCGGCRRGKGCVFNDDPCNEIAAKLAGADALVVGSPVYYGQPNGGVLAVMQRLFYSNGQLVQNKPAAAVAVCRRGGATASLQTLNMMFEMMNMPVVTSQYWNIAYGAAKGEVKRDAEGMQTMRTLADNMAWLLDKIHAEGGKPAPDRNEPHTFTNFIR; this comes from the coding sequence ATGGTCAGAAGAACATTTCTCAAAAAGGTCCTGCTCATCAACGGCAGTCCGCGCCCGGACGGCAATACCTTCTGCGCCCTGCAGGAGATTGCGACGCAGCTGGAGAAGCACGGCATCGAGGCCGAAATCTTCCAGATCGGCAACAAACCCGTGCGGATGTGCATCAGCTGCGGCGGCTGCCGGCGCGGCAAGGGTTGCGTATTCAACGACGACCCGTGCAACGAGATCGCAGCGAAGCTCGCCGGAGCGGACGCGCTGGTCGTCGGCTCGCCCGTCTATTATGGGCAGCCCAACGGCGGCGTCCTGGCGGTGATGCAGCGGCTCTTCTACTCCAACGGCCAGCTGGTGCAGAACAAGCCGGCGGCGGCCGTGGCCGTGTGCCGGCGCGGCGGCGCCACGGCGTCCCTCCAGACGCTCAACATGATGTTCGAGATGATGAACATGCCGGTCGTGACCTCCCAATACTGGAACATCGCCTACGGTGCCGCCAAGGGCGAGGTCAAGCGCGACGCCGAGGGCATGCAGACGATGCGCACGCTGGCCGACAACATGGCCTGGCTGCTCGACAAGATCCACGCCGAAGGCGGCAAACCGGCCCCCGACCGCAACGAACCGCATACATTCACCAATTTCATACGCTGA
- a CDS encoding Pimeloyl-ACP methyl ester carboxylesterase — protein MTFHSYGQPGRPRLLLIHGLGVTHEIFLPLIGLLKGEYDITAVGIDGFLLGEKSRYTSVDNQAGQIIAHVREHFDSHLDIAYGLSLGGKILSRVLERNEIVIDHAILDAAPLLPLPRWSVDPLRYYQNFNVWTCYHCTGFWKWVFHSHYINAMLDECKKAWPSGKGKAVRDGYKDIYTHKLESIHGADIHFWHGTKEGFVARPQARHLLALCPEAHIEVFPGMNHGQLLMDRPDEVAARIRRMTVSEN, from the coding sequence ATGACTTTCCATTCCTACGGACAACCCGGACGCCCGCGCCTGCTGCTCATCCACGGCCTGGGCGTGACCCACGAGATCTTCCTGCCCTTGATCGGACTGCTCAAGGGCGAGTACGACATCACGGCCGTCGGTATCGACGGTTTCCTGCTGGGAGAGAAATCCCGCTACACGTCCGTCGACAACCAGGCCGGGCAGATCATCGCCCACGTCCGGGAGCATTTCGACAGCCATCTGGACATCGCCTACGGTCTCTCGCTGGGCGGCAAGATCCTATCCCGCGTGCTGGAGCGCAACGAAATCGTCATCGACCACGCGATCCTGGACGCCGCGCCGCTGCTCCCGCTCCCCAGGTGGAGCGTTGACCCGCTGCGCTACTACCAGAACTTCAACGTCTGGACCTGCTACCATTGCACCGGCTTCTGGAAATGGGTGTTCCATTCGCACTATATCAACGCGATGCTGGACGAATGCAAGAAAGCTTGGCCCTCCGGCAAGGGAAAGGCCGTCCGCGATGGCTACAAGGACATCTACACCCACAAGCTGGAATCCATCCACGGCGCCGACATCCACTTCTGGCACGGGACCAAGGAGGGCTTCGTCGCCCGGCCGCAGGCCCGGCACCTCCTCGCCCTCTGTCCGGAAGCCCACATCGAAGTCTTCCCCGGCATGAACCACGGACAGCTGCTGATGGACCGCCCGGACGAGGTCGCCGCCCGGATCCGCCGGATGACCGTTTCAGAGAACTGA
- a CDS encoding DNA recombination protein RmuC produces the protein METTLYIIIGLAALVILVLAFLLVRKAGEVRTSEALRRSDAEAGEKALQQLREAGEAALRQERAAGETALRQQREANEAALKQLREANDAALKQQIEAIRAQMTAETEKLLKQREEAISKKAEETFKSLSGNLGKDIKTMQEAFDAQKKSQTEGAASLKEAMEQAVKNLQQQTSSIGAKADNLASALKGQNKTAGGWGEVILYNMLVNEGMVEGRDFDREETLRDALGQTVHNDDSSKRMRPDYILHYPDHTEVIIDAKVSLDAYSDWFAAEDPLAKENAAQRNLQAIRAQIKDLSGKRYPQYIREGYKSLDYVVMFVPNYGSLQLAKSLAPNLFNEAYGQGVLLASEETLMPFLRMIRIAWTNYDQARNQEKIIKAAQAMVDRVYDFSKAHALMGDKLHDALKQYDAVSAKISESGQSILTSARQLIKLGVPKNPKKPLPEGDDELITD, from the coding sequence ATGGAGACGACATTATACATCATCATCGGCCTGGCGGCGCTGGTCATCCTGGTGCTGGCGTTCCTGCTGGTCCGCAAGGCCGGCGAGGTCCGCACGTCCGAGGCGCTCCGCAGGAGCGACGCCGAGGCGGGGGAGAAGGCCCTGCAGCAGCTGCGCGAGGCCGGCGAAGCGGCGCTCCGGCAGGAGCGTGCGGCCGGCGAGACCGCCCTCCGGCAGCAGCGGGAGGCCAATGAAGCGGCCCTAAAGCAGCTGCGCGAAGCCAATGACGCTGCGCTCAAGCAGCAGATCGAGGCCATCCGCGCGCAGATGACCGCCGAGACGGAGAAGCTCCTCAAGCAGCGCGAGGAGGCGATCAGCAAGAAGGCCGAGGAGACCTTCAAGAGCCTGTCCGGCAACCTGGGCAAGGACATCAAGACGATGCAGGAGGCCTTCGACGCCCAGAAGAAATCCCAGACGGAAGGCGCCGCTTCGCTGAAGGAAGCGATGGAGCAGGCCGTCAAGAACCTCCAGCAGCAGACCTCCAGCATCGGCGCCAAGGCCGACAACCTGGCCTCGGCCCTCAAGGGCCAGAACAAGACGGCCGGCGGCTGGGGCGAGGTCATCCTCTACAACATGCTCGTCAACGAAGGCATGGTGGAGGGCCGCGACTTCGACCGCGAGGAGACGCTCCGCGACGCCCTCGGGCAGACGGTCCACAACGACGACAGCAGCAAACGGATGCGTCCGGACTATATCCTCCATTATCCCGACCACACGGAAGTCATCATCGACGCCAAGGTCTCGCTGGACGCCTATTCCGACTGGTTCGCGGCGGAGGATCCGCTGGCCAAGGAGAATGCCGCGCAGCGCAACCTGCAGGCCATCCGCGCCCAGATCAAGGACCTCTCCGGCAAGCGCTATCCCCAATACATCCGCGAGGGCTACAAGAGCCTCGACTACGTGGTGATGTTCGTACCCAACTATGGTTCGCTGCAGCTCGCCAAGTCGCTGGCACCCAATCTCTTCAACGAGGCCTACGGCCAGGGCGTCCTGCTCGCCAGCGAGGAGACGCTGATGCCGTTCCTGCGGATGATCCGCATCGCCTGGACCAACTACGACCAGGCCCGCAACCAGGAGAAGATCATCAAGGCCGCGCAGGCCATGGTGGACCGCGTGTACGATTTCTCCAAGGCGCACGCCCTGATGGGCGACAAGCTCCACGACGCGCTGAAGCAATACGACGCCGTCTCCGCCAAGATCAGCGAGAGCGGCCAGTCCATCCTGACCTCGGCCCGGCAGCTGATCAAGCTGGGCGTGCCGAAGAATCCCAAGAAACCGCTCCCGGAGGGAGACGACGAACTGATTACCGATTGA